The proteins below are encoded in one region of Syntrophotalea carbinolica DSM 2380:
- the hfq gene encoding RNA chaperone Hfq, which produces MSKTPFNIQDQYLNQARKERVRVNIIMMSGEKLDGFIKSFDSFCVLIESKGDLLLYKHAISSITSADGSFRLHGGRD; this is translated from the coding sequence ATGTCCAAGACGCCGTTTAATATTCAGGATCAGTATTTGAATCAGGCCCGTAAAGAACGTGTTCGGGTAAACATTATCATGATGTCCGGTGAAAAACTGGACGGTTTTATCAAGTCATTTGACAGCTTTTGTGTGCTGATCGAGAGTAAAGGAGATCTGCTGCTGTATAAACACGCTATCTCTTCCATTACTTCGGCGGATGGATCGTTCCGGCTACACGGCGGACGCGATTAA
- a CDS encoding phosphoglucomutase/phosphomannomutase family protein yields the protein MHKITFGTSGWRGIFCEDFTLDNVRVVTQAIADHLRSKNLHERGLVIGHDSRFLGEKFARETACVLAGDGIPSFLCNRDTPTPAIAFEILRRGTAGAINFTASHNPADYNGMKFSPQSGGPALPELTSDIELRANAMLGEICYRVMPLYEAFQSGLVEEIDPKPDYQKALEKLVDLSVIGRAGITVAVNPLYGTARGYLDSMLRKSGARVLCINDRRDPYFGGFPPEPAQNYIGDFVDLVKKDATISLGLATDGDADRFGILDCDGTFIEPNYFLALLYDYLVRVRDMKGPAARSVATSHFIDAVAAYHGQQVHETPVGFKYIGELISSGKVLLGGEESAGLTIAGHVPEKDGILACLLAAEMVAMTGKSLGTQLRDLYNRVGAFYTRRKNIRLSAGYEEHFIRKMTSPPHRIGDWRVKDIVTVDGWKFLLENDAWILMRKSGTEPVVRLYCEARSETELMQLVEAGKAFIEA from the coding sequence ATGCACAAAATCACGTTCGGAACGTCTGGTTGGCGGGGAATTTTTTGTGAGGATTTCACCCTCGACAATGTGCGTGTCGTTACTCAGGCCATCGCGGACCATCTGCGATCGAAGAACCTGCATGAGCGCGGCCTGGTCATTGGACACGACAGCCGATTTCTTGGGGAAAAATTTGCCCGGGAGACAGCTTGCGTGCTTGCCGGGGACGGCATCCCCTCGTTTCTTTGCAACCGGGATACGCCGACTCCTGCTATTGCTTTTGAAATTCTGCGGCGAGGAACCGCTGGCGCCATCAATTTTACGGCCAGCCACAATCCGGCCGATTACAACGGCATGAAATTCTCCCCGCAGTCGGGCGGTCCGGCCTTGCCGGAGCTGACCAGCGATATCGAACTGCGGGCCAATGCCATGCTCGGCGAAATCTGTTATCGGGTCATGCCTTTGTATGAGGCTTTTCAAAGTGGTCTGGTGGAGGAGATAGATCCGAAACCCGACTATCAGAAAGCTCTCGAGAAATTGGTTGACCTGTCGGTGATCGGACGCGCCGGGATTACCGTCGCCGTCAATCCGTTGTATGGCACCGCACGCGGTTATCTCGATAGCATGCTGCGTAAATCCGGAGCCCGCGTTCTTTGTATCAATGACCGGCGTGACCCCTATTTCGGAGGTTTCCCGCCGGAGCCCGCACAGAACTATATCGGGGATTTTGTCGATCTGGTAAAAAAGGACGCCACGATTTCTCTTGGCCTCGCAACCGACGGCGATGCCGATCGCTTCGGCATTCTTGATTGTGACGGTACTTTTATCGAACCCAATTACTTTTTGGCGCTGCTGTACGATTATCTTGTCCGGGTGCGTGATATGAAAGGGCCGGCGGCCCGTTCTGTGGCGACTTCGCACTTTATCGATGCCGTTGCCGCTTACCATGGGCAGCAGGTGCATGAAACTCCGGTAGGTTTTAAATATATCGGCGAACTGATAAGCTCCGGAAAAGTGCTGTTGGGCGGTGAGGAGAGCGCGGGTCTGACCATAGCGGGGCATGTGCCGGAAAAAGACGGTATTCTGGCCTGTTTGCTGGCGGCCGAGATGGTTGCCATGACTGGCAAGTCGCTTGGCACTCAATTGCGGGATTTGTATAATCGCGTCGGTGCGTTTTATACCCGGCGTAAAAATATTCGTCTCTCGGCCGGATATGAGGAACATTTTATCCGTAAAATGACGAGCCCCCCCCATCGGATAGGTGACTGGCGGGTCAAGGACATTGTGACGGTTGATGGATGGAAATTTCTGTTGGAAAATGACGCCTGGATCTTAATGCGTAAATCAGGTACCGAACCTGTGGTGCGGCTGTACTGCGAAGCACGCAGCGAAACGGAGCTGATGCAGCTGGTCGAGGCCGGCAAGGCATTTATCGAGGCCTGA
- a CDS encoding ferritin-like domain-containing protein, protein MNVFDFAMQMETDAEAFYRKLAGRSPVAGIKKIFTDLAEDEQKHYQIFRNLKNAMVSKASLESRVLEDARNVFAELLEKKADVTMMQDNLEGYRYAMKLEADGARFYEDAARREGDAETRMLLLRIAKEERRHFNIVENVYRYVNAPNEYLAWVEFSNLDEFQAFGRDIDL, encoded by the coding sequence ATGAATGTGTTCGATTTCGCCATGCAAATGGAGACAGATGCTGAAGCATTTTATCGAAAATTGGCCGGCAGAAGTCCCGTGGCCGGGATCAAGAAGATCTTTACCGATTTGGCCGAAGATGAGCAGAAGCATTACCAGATTTTTCGTAACCTGAAAAATGCCATGGTTTCCAAGGCATCGTTGGAATCCAGGGTGCTTGAAGATGCCAGGAATGTTTTTGCCGAATTGCTTGAAAAAAAAGCCGACGTTACGATGATGCAGGATAACCTTGAAGGGTACCGCTATGCCATGAAACTGGAGGCCGATGGCGCCCGGTTTTATGAGGATGCTGCACGGCGGGAAGGGGATGCGGAGACCAGGATGCTCTTGTTGCGTATTGCTAAAGAAGAGCGTCGTCATTTCAATATCGTTGAAAACGTTTATCGTTATGTCAACGCGCCGAATGAATATCTGGCCTGGGTGGAGTTCAGCAATCTCGATGAATTTCAAGCCTTTGGCAGGGATATTGACCTGTAA
- the miaA gene encoding tRNA (adenosine(37)-N6)-dimethylallyltransferase MiaA — protein sequence MIFDHNDKRPPIVVLCGPTAAGKTALAVRLAGELPVEVVSADSRQVYRHMDIGTAKPTSEELAAVPHHLIDVVDPDENFTAGNFCRLGRQALNDILGRNRLPIVVGGTGLYIQALLHGLIDVPDGDSELRATLLRAEQLHGEGTLYQRLQIVDPVLAKRLPPNDLVRIVRGLEVYELCNRRLSDLQAEHAGQKSPYRVLTLGLTMSREALYERINHRVWRMLEDGLAQEVEFLLKRGYAAECKAMQTIGYRELVQHVLGNLSMDEAVRLIQRDTRRYAKRQLTWFNKVNSIIWLDSFGEFAKVLKLIDSFIYAA from the coding sequence ATGATTTTTGATCACAATGACAAACGTCCGCCGATCGTGGTTTTGTGCGGGCCTACGGCGGCAGGGAAGACGGCCCTGGCAGTACGCCTGGCCGGCGAGTTACCGGTAGAGGTGGTTTCGGCCGATTCCCGGCAGGTGTATCGCCATATGGATATCGGCACAGCCAAGCCGACATCCGAAGAGCTTGCCGCAGTTCCGCATCATTTGATCGATGTCGTCGATCCCGATGAAAATTTCACGGCCGGCAATTTTTGCCGGCTGGGCCGTCAGGCTTTGAATGACATTCTTGGTAGAAACCGTCTGCCCATCGTGGTGGGCGGCACGGGTCTTTATATCCAGGCGCTGTTGCACGGCCTGATCGATGTGCCCGACGGTGACAGTGAGCTGCGCGCGACCCTGTTGCGGGCCGAACAGCTTCATGGCGAGGGGACCCTGTATCAACGTTTGCAGATCGTTGATCCCGTTCTGGCAAAAAGGCTGCCCCCCAACGATCTGGTGCGTATTGTGCGGGGACTTGAAGTGTACGAACTGTGCAACCGTCGGCTCTCCGATCTGCAGGCGGAACATGCCGGTCAAAAATCCCCCTACCGGGTGCTTACCCTTGGCTTGACCATGTCGCGGGAAGCTTTGTACGAGCGTATCAATCATCGTGTCTGGCGGATGCTGGAGGATGGTCTTGCTCAGGAGGTGGAGTTTCTTTTGAAACGGGGATACGCTGCCGAGTGCAAAGCCATGCAGACCATTGGTTACAGAGAACTTGTGCAACATGTGTTGGGAAATCTGTCCATGGATGAGGCCGTAAGGCTCATTCAGCGCGATACAAGGCGTTATGCCAAACGCCAACTTACGTGGTTCAATAAGGTGAATTCAATAATTTGGCTTGATTCCTTCGGAGAGTTTGCTAAGGTATTGAAGTTAATTGACAGTTTTATTTATGCAGCATGA
- a CDS encoding AsmA family protein has translation MKKTLRYVGFALGGLAALVLVLLVLARFLISSEQVREAVLPLAKNALQRDVVLGDIDISLFSGIVLHDLTVMDKEGRTPFVEAGTVRLRYRFWPLLKLKVVVDEIGLEQPRLRVVRNADGSFNFSDLLQRKQTAGSQIQTSASETGEGRSFDLLVSEVLLSDGKVQFVDYQPNPDNPFTLELTEFKVRAENISATHVFPIEAEVAINQARLAASGQVDPSAKGGQLKIHLTDLNAPDFSAYYQKQKAVGLKALKINADLDVEGTVGQLHTAGRIVLDGLHLEPAATSGRTIRDLDISLDYDLELDRSAGVVDLKRGHLLVGGLPVDVQGRAEPFGGTPSVDGTLSLSRLDLATLPKLLPPALLGNVPALKPGGFVHGRFHLAGSLKDPKALLKTGEVRLESVQITAGNLRPEVTGTLTLAKDTLHGRQLNLVLGEDRALLDLKAANLLGKPIRINSDLAADRLQLDALLGSKAAVGGKKQQGSQPSAKTVQKQLGPFDLPVIAVGTLHVGQALWRGLLIEDLSARYQLKNNIFTLEQFSGKTAGGTFSETAHVDLSKPGLAYKTHIETSGIQSDSMFTALAPKMAGTVFGLLNLNVDLQGRGTGLEGLKQSLSGSGDLKVADGKITGAGLVSGLADFLDLEELRVLRFAQAAGQLEVKDGRVQVDGHLAGEQVRLRPTGSVGLDGTLDVGLPVRLAPALTARLDSQNKFSRFLTDSQGWGELPLKVTGTVKAPRFALDTAALSGSIRRGVQQQLQKTLEEKVFKSKQDASQEPDAGQPGEQKATETDETHKKSTEEKLLEGVMKGLFGK, from the coding sequence ATGAAAAAGACACTGCGTTACGTGGGCTTTGCCTTGGGCGGTCTGGCGGCACTGGTGTTGGTACTTCTGGTCTTGGCCAGGTTTCTCATCAGTTCCGAACAGGTGCGCGAGGCTGTGCTGCCATTGGCAAAAAACGCGTTGCAACGCGATGTTGTCCTCGGCGATATCGATATCAGTTTGTTTTCCGGCATTGTCCTGCATGATCTGACAGTGATGGATAAGGAGGGACGTACGCCGTTTGTCGAAGCCGGTACGGTGCGGCTGCGATATCGTTTCTGGCCGCTGTTGAAACTCAAGGTCGTGGTCGATGAGATCGGATTGGAACAGCCGAGGTTGCGGGTTGTGCGTAACGCTGACGGCAGTTTCAATTTCAGTGATCTGTTGCAAAGAAAACAGACAGCCGGATCGCAGATACAGACATCGGCCAGCGAAACCGGGGAGGGTCGTTCTTTCGACCTGTTGGTATCGGAGGTGCTCCTGTCAGACGGTAAGGTGCAGTTTGTCGATTATCAGCCCAATCCCGATAATCCCTTTACTTTGGAGTTGACCGAGTTTAAGGTACGCGCCGAAAACATCTCCGCAACCCATGTCTTTCCCATCGAAGCCGAAGTTGCCATAAACCAGGCCAGGCTCGCCGCTAGCGGGCAAGTCGATCCTTCCGCTAAAGGTGGCCAGCTCAAAATCCACCTGACCGATCTCAATGCTCCCGATTTTTCCGCCTATTATCAAAAACAAAAAGCCGTGGGGCTCAAAGCCCTTAAAATAAATGCCGATCTCGATGTCGAGGGGACTGTCGGGCAATTGCATACCGCCGGGCGCATTGTACTGGACGGTTTGCATCTTGAGCCTGCAGCAACGTCAGGCCGGACTATACGTGATCTCGATATTTCGCTTGATTACGATCTCGAACTCGATCGCTCTGCTGGTGTCGTCGACTTGAAACGTGGTCATTTGTTAGTGGGGGGGCTGCCTGTCGATGTGCAGGGGCGGGCCGAGCCTTTTGGGGGCACACCTTCTGTCGATGGCACGTTAAGCCTGTCCAGGCTTGATCTGGCCACCTTGCCGAAGCTGTTGCCGCCGGCGTTGCTGGGAAATGTTCCGGCATTGAAACCTGGCGGGTTCGTGCACGGACGGTTTCATCTTGCCGGTTCCCTTAAAGATCCCAAAGCGTTGCTGAAGACCGGCGAGGTGCGTCTGGAATCGGTGCAAATCACCGCGGGGAACCTTCGCCCGGAGGTTACCGGAACCTTGACCCTGGCCAAAGATACCCTGCACGGCCGCCAGCTGAACCTGGTGCTCGGCGAAGATCGTGCCTTGTTGGATCTGAAGGCGGCAAATCTGCTGGGCAAGCCGATACGGATCAACTCCGATCTTGCCGCCGATCGCCTGCAACTCGACGCACTGCTGGGGTCGAAAGCCGCAGTCGGCGGTAAAAAGCAGCAGGGTTCTCAGCCTTCTGCCAAAACCGTTCAAAAACAGTTGGGGCCCTTTGATCTTCCCGTTATTGCCGTGGGGACCTTGCACGTGGGGCAAGCTCTCTGGCGTGGGCTGCTGATCGAAGATTTATCCGCCCGTTATCAGCTCAAGAATAATATCTTTACCCTGGAACAATTTTCCGGCAAGACCGCTGGCGGAACTTTCTCGGAAACGGCGCATGTCGACCTTAGCAAGCCGGGACTGGCCTACAAGACCCACATCGAGACCAGCGGCATTCAGTCCGATTCCATGTTCACCGCTCTGGCCCCCAAAATGGCCGGTACGGTTTTTGGTTTGCTGAATCTCAACGTCGATCTGCAGGGGCGCGGGACAGGGCTGGAAGGCTTGAAACAAAGCTTGTCCGGCAGCGGTGACCTTAAGGTTGCCGATGGTAAGATTACCGGTGCCGGCCTGGTTTCCGGCCTCGCCGATTTCCTCGATCTGGAGGAGCTGCGTGTGCTGCGATTCGCACAGGCCGCCGGACAGTTGGAGGTAAAGGATGGCCGTGTCCAGGTCGATGGTCATCTTGCCGGGGAGCAGGTGCGGCTGAGGCCGACCGGCAGCGTGGGTCTGGACGGAACCCTCGATGTCGGCCTGCCTGTGCGTCTGGCCCCGGCCCTGACCGCACGTCTGGATAGCCAAAATAAGTTCAGCCGCTTTTTAACCGACTCCCAGGGCTGGGGAGAGTTGCCCCTCAAGGTAACCGGAACCGTCAAGGCCCCACGTTTTGCTCTCGATACAGCGGCCTTGAGCGGAAGCATCCGGCGCGGAGTACAGCAGCAATTGCAAAAGACACTGGAAGAAAAGGTTTTCAAGTCCAAACAGGATGCATCCCAAGAGCCTGATGCTGGGCAACCCGGGGAACAAAAGGCAACCGAAACCGATGAAACGCATAAAAAAAGTACCGAAGAAAAGCTTCTTGAAGGCGTCATGAAGGGGCTTTTCGGAAAATAG
- a CDS encoding PxxKW family cysteine-rich protein encodes MKCETILPGTECTFWTKNGCIFEGNSCQPVVEACEGCDRIVESSIGPVCSAYPAPERKWAQGLCNLASHKKVEIQSNAQKVNPLKASKKASKGK; translated from the coding sequence ATGAAATGTGAAACGATTCTTCCCGGTACCGAGTGTACCTTCTGGACCAAAAACGGCTGCATCTTTGAAGGCAACTCCTGCCAGCCGGTCGTCGAAGCCTGCGAGGGTTGCGACCGGATCGTGGAAAGCTCCATTGGCCCCGTTTGCTCGGCTTATCCCGCCCCTGAGCGTAAATGGGCGCAGGGACTGTGCAATCTGGCCAGCCACAAAAAAGTTGAAATCCAGAGCAACGCTCAAAAAGTCAATCCCCTCAAAGCTTCCAAAAAGGCTTCCAAAGGCAAGTAA
- a CDS encoding ferritin-like domain-containing protein: MRGAAHFSAFEAIRLAMEIEHREHRFFVALARKTKREALREVFSRIAQDKAALLRSLRLRLGRYPHEGFWDDEEEILPYLQRLPDDLADVSDKARNRVRGLSTDSEALTLAIEVEDNLAAYFRDTAERSTHPDGGEVFVWLAQEKDRHVHLLRASQSLSEMEGVPG; this comes from the coding sequence ATGCGAGGTGCCGCCCATTTCAGTGCGTTTGAAGCTATTCGGCTGGCTATGGAAATTGAACACAGAGAACACCGGTTTTTCGTTGCTTTGGCGCGTAAAACCAAGCGTGAGGCTCTGCGTGAAGTATTTAGCCGTATAGCCCAGGATAAAGCCGCTTTATTGCGCTCGTTGCGTCTGCGACTGGGGCGATATCCCCATGAAGGGTTCTGGGACGATGAAGAGGAAATCCTTCCTTATCTGCAGCGTTTGCCCGATGACCTTGCCGATGTCAGCGATAAGGCCAGAAACCGCGTAAGGGGACTGTCCACGGATTCGGAGGCTCTGACCCTGGCTATCGAAGTCGAGGATAACCTGGCTGCCTATTTCAGGGATACGGCGGAAAGGTCTACCCATCCGGATGGTGGCGAGGTGTTCGTCTGGCTGGCGCAGGAAAAAGATCGCCATGTTCATTTGTTGCGGGCAAGTCAGAGTCTTTCGGAGATGGAAGGGGTGCCTGGCTGA
- a CDS encoding tetratricopeptide repeat protein produces MAMIDNKQWQTLARKADRLLESGDWAAAVKYYRQALVANEDVAELYAGLGEALAEGGKLEEAVEAYQAALDRVPEDMESLFALGDLHFELGQDDLALACYSRLASDASEAGEALARMGIVHAGREEYREALDLLEQARKADPDSSFVLNGLAQVYSALGRQEDAQKVLRQALQIDSEDSQILLALGELELDMGHTDVAERLYRQVLELEADLPEVHLALGSLMLSRERTRQALDYYRRFLELEKDPGSEDLKKEVAAVVEGLESELGRGAKK; encoded by the coding sequence ATGGCAATGATAGATAATAAACAGTGGCAGACATTGGCACGCAAGGCAGACCGTTTACTTGAGTCCGGCGACTGGGCGGCGGCAGTCAAATACTACAGGCAGGCGCTTGTAGCGAACGAGGATGTTGCCGAACTGTACGCCGGTCTTGGCGAAGCTCTTGCGGAAGGCGGCAAGCTGGAAGAGGCTGTTGAGGCTTATCAGGCTGCGCTGGACCGCGTTCCTGAAGATATGGAAAGCCTGTTTGCATTGGGCGATTTGCATTTTGAATTGGGCCAGGACGATTTGGCGCTGGCGTGTTATAGCCGTCTGGCTTCCGATGCGTCCGAGGCAGGTGAAGCTTTGGCCAGGATGGGGATTGTCCATGCCGGTCGTGAAGAATACCGGGAAGCTCTCGATTTATTGGAGCAGGCCCGCAAGGCCGACCCCGATTCGTCTTTTGTTCTGAACGGATTGGCACAGGTTTATAGTGCCCTCGGGCGACAGGAAGATGCGCAGAAAGTATTGCGACAAGCTTTGCAGATCGATTCCGAGGATTCTCAAATCCTGCTCGCCCTGGGAGAGCTGGAGCTCGACATGGGGCATACCGATGTCGCTGAGCGGCTTTATCGCCAGGTCCTTGAACTGGAGGCCGACCTCCCTGAGGTTCACCTGGCGCTGGGCAGTCTCATGTTGAGTCGGGAACGGACCCGTCAGGCCCTTGATTATTACCGCCGTTTCCTTGAACTGGAAAAAGATCCGGGCTCTGAGGATCTTAAAAAAGAGGTGGCTGCGGTAGTGGAAGGACTGGAATCGGAACTGGGCAGGGGCGCCAAAAAATAG
- the mutL gene encoding DNA mismatch repair endonuclease MutL gives MSQKIHILPESLCNQIAAGEVVERPASVVKELVENALDAGASRIQVDVENGGKRLIRVTDNGCGMSREDAFLCLERHATSKVRAEQDLFRLTTLGFRGEALPSIAAVSRFTLRTRLAEDVEGWELVVEGGTVKRSSAAGVPPGTIIEIRNLFFNTPARRKFLRRDETELGHIGETLTRLALSCPEVCFRFMHNGRMLWEVNRQKSLVERAAELLGREAVRDMLPVERQGPEGMRLHGLISSPRLNRSGLGGMFTFINGRFIRDKVVQHALADGYRNLLAKGRHPVLVLFLEIDPSQVDVNVHPTKHEVRFRQQALVHDFIVKALRDHLQQVPTSAMPAPGNSPFTVPARENAASVKPDETKPALADTPAAFSAGEGSSRSDVPYPSASQVTETTDSYDAHDSGVEGASTAPPLSEEGLFSVTADVRPSEQTENSGFFASLRLIGQYQNSYLVCQSEKDLILIDQHAAHERIGFEHLRKQYLAGSIERQLLLFPLVLEFDFRLGRIVEEQRDSLFRLGFALENFGGNAFALKELPRMLKEADAERLVRDVVDEFAAIGRSQAVEIELERILLKMACHAMVRAHQRLSFDEMQALLDELDKTPFSSNCPHGRPTFLRWSLGELERLFKRA, from the coding sequence GTGTCCCAAAAAATCCACATACTCCCCGAATCCCTGTGCAACCAGATTGCAGCTGGAGAAGTGGTGGAAAGGCCGGCTTCAGTCGTCAAGGAGCTGGTGGAGAACGCACTCGATGCTGGTGCTTCCCGTATTCAGGTTGATGTGGAAAACGGGGGGAAGCGGCTTATCCGTGTGACGGACAACGGTTGCGGCATGTCCCGCGAAGATGCCTTTTTGTGTCTTGAACGGCATGCTACCAGCAAAGTTCGCGCCGAACAGGACTTGTTTCGGTTGACGACACTGGGCTTCCGTGGTGAAGCGTTACCTTCCATCGCTGCCGTGTCGCGGTTTACTTTACGCACCCGGCTGGCGGAAGACGTGGAGGGGTGGGAGCTTGTTGTGGAGGGGGGGACCGTCAAAAGGTCCTCAGCAGCGGGCGTTCCTCCCGGAACCATCATCGAGATTCGCAATCTGTTTTTCAATACGCCGGCGCGCCGAAAATTTCTGCGGCGCGACGAAACGGAACTGGGCCATATCGGAGAAACCCTGACCCGGTTGGCTCTTTCCTGTCCCGAGGTGTGTTTTCGTTTCATGCATAACGGCCGTATGCTTTGGGAGGTGAATCGACAGAAGAGCCTGGTCGAGCGCGCAGCTGAGCTTTTGGGACGTGAAGCTGTTCGTGATATGCTCCCAGTTGAGCGGCAAGGCCCGGAAGGCATGCGTCTTCATGGCCTCATTTCGAGCCCCCGCCTTAACCGGTCGGGACTTGGCGGCATGTTCACGTTCATAAACGGCCGCTTTATCCGGGATAAGGTTGTCCAGCACGCCCTGGCCGACGGTTACCGTAATCTGCTGGCAAAAGGCCGTCATCCCGTGCTGGTGTTGTTTCTTGAGATCGACCCTTCGCAGGTTGATGTCAACGTTCATCCCACCAAACATGAAGTGCGTTTTCGCCAGCAGGCGCTGGTTCACGATTTCATCGTCAAGGCTCTGCGGGATCATCTGCAGCAGGTGCCGACGTCGGCAATGCCGGCACCCGGGAACAGTCCTTTCACGGTGCCCGCCCGCGAAAACGCAGCATCCGTCAAGCCGGATGAAACGAAACCGGCTCTTGCCGACACTCCGGCTGCCTTTTCGGCGGGGGAAGGTTCTTCTCGTTCAGATGTACCGTATCCGTCCGCTTCGCAGGTGACGGAAACGACGGATTCCTATGACGCGCATGACAGCGGCGTCGAGGGGGCGTCGACTGCTCCTCCTTTGTCCGAAGAGGGGCTGTTTTCCGTCACGGCGGATGTGCGGCCTTCGGAGCAAACGGAAAACTCGGGTTTTTTTGCCAGCCTGCGACTCATCGGGCAGTATCAAAACAGTTATCTGGTGTGTCAGTCCGAGAAGGACCTCATTCTTATCGATCAGCATGCCGCGCATGAGCGGATCGGTTTCGAGCATCTTAGGAAACAATATCTTGCCGGATCGATAGAAAGACAGTTGTTGCTTTTTCCTCTGGTCCTGGAATTCGATTTTCGCCTGGGACGCATCGTGGAGGAACAGCGCGATTCATTATTCCGGCTTGGTTTCGCCCTGGAGAATTTCGGTGGCAACGCCTTCGCGCTCAAGGAATTGCCCCGCATGCTCAAGGAGGCCGACGCCGAGCGCCTGGTACGGGATGTGGTAGACGAGTTTGCCGCCATCGGTCGCAGCCAGGCGGTTGAAATCGAATTGGAACGTATTTTGCTAAAAATGGCGTGCCATGCTATGGTGCGTGCCCATCAACGCTTGAGCTTTGATGAAATGCAAGCCTTGCTGGATGAACTCGATAAAACGCCCTTTAGTAGTAACTGTCCCCATGGCCGGCCGACATTTCTGCGTTGGAGCCTGGGGGAGCTGGAGCGGTTGTTCAAGAGGGCTTGA
- the pgsA gene encoding CDP-diacylglycerol--glycerol-3-phosphate 3-phosphatidyltransferase, protein MTIPNMLTLARIALVPVFLISIIYGQLHLSLGIFIFEALTDALDGYLARRLHQETQLGLYLDPLADKLLSTVSFVSLAIIGLLPAWLAVVVFFKDLFIGLGVAVIFFTGGDPKAMPTLWGKRTMFVQAVCVGAALLWALMGYEFIWLDGLFWLTAGMTILSGGHYIYQGLDRMGQGRNENSGARI, encoded by the coding sequence ATGACGATTCCCAACATGTTGACGCTGGCGCGTATTGCCCTGGTTCCCGTTTTTTTGATCAGTATAATTTACGGCCAGCTGCACCTATCTCTCGGGATTTTTATTTTCGAGGCTCTCACCGACGCGTTGGACGGTTATCTTGCGCGTCGTCTTCACCAGGAAACCCAACTCGGTCTTTATCTCGATCCGCTGGCGGACAAGTTGCTGAGTACTGTATCCTTTGTTTCTCTGGCAATCATTGGCCTGCTGCCCGCCTGGTTAGCCGTTGTCGTTTTTTTTAAAGATTTATTCATAGGCCTTGGTGTTGCCGTTATCTTTTTCACCGGGGGCGATCCCAAGGCGATGCCGACCTTATGGGGAAAGCGAACCATGTTCGTTCAGGCGGTTTGTGTCGGTGCGGCTTTGCTCTGGGCCCTGATGGGTTACGAGTTTATCTGGCTTGATGGTCTTTTCTGGCTTACCGCGGGCATGACGATTCTTTCCGGGGGGCATTATATTTACCAGGGCCTCGACCGAATGGGACAGGGGCGGAATGAAAACTCAGGTGCGCGCATCTGA
- a CDS encoding EVE domain-containing protein produces the protein MAENCRYWLMKSEPGCFSIDDLKDCPDGISPWDGVRNYQARNLLRDEIKAGDGVLFYHSNIREPAIVGVARVVRAGYPDHTARDPQSEHFDPRSTDAAPIWYMVDVQYVAHLVRPLTRDDLRQHPRLMDMAVLKRGNRLSVQPVSEEQWRDVLRFGGMSELPDKI, from the coding sequence ATGGCTGAAAATTGCCGTTATTGGTTGATGAAATCCGAGCCGGGTTGTTTTTCTATCGATGATCTCAAAGATTGTCCGGACGGTATTTCGCCGTGGGATGGAGTGCGTAACTACCAGGCGCGCAATTTGTTGAGAGATGAAATAAAAGCAGGGGACGGAGTGCTGTTTTATCACAGTAACATCCGCGAACCGGCCATTGTCGGTGTGGCCCGGGTCGTGCGCGCAGGCTATCCGGACCATACGGCCCGAGATCCGCAATCGGAGCATTTCGATCCCCGGTCCACCGACGCGGCTCCCATCTGGTATATGGTTGATGTCCAGTACGTCGCTCACTTGGTGCGGCCTCTGACCAGGGACGATCTTAGGCAACATCCCCGCTTGATGGATATGGCGGTCTTGAAGCGTGGTAACCGTTTATCCGTGCAGCCGGTCAGCGAGGAGCAATGGCGTGATGTGCTAAGGTTCGGAGGCATGTCGGAATTGCCGGATAAGATATAA